Genomic segment of Drosophila biarmipes strain raj3 chromosome 2L, RU_DBia_V1.1, whole genome shotgun sequence:
GATCTTACCTTGGTCACTGGATGGATGAGACTCACGCCGTGTTTGTTAATGGCTATTAATAGCATTTCGGGATAATTCGGTTCGGTGGTTTGTTTCACCTCAAAGAAAGCGGAGCCAAAAGTTGGCCATCTGTTTGAAGAATGAAATATGTAAGGAAACATTTGTACTAATTTAAACCTATTGGTACCCACCTATATACAATCTTCAAGAAGGCCACCTTGGCATCTTCGGAAGTCATGCCGCCGTCCTGGTTGTAGGAGGCCACAATCGATCGTTTCCATTCGCTAGTGCTCTGCATTTTCATGATATCCGATGGAATAAGTTCCCTCAGCATTTGCCTAAAGAATATCACATAGTTAACCGAAGTCTGTAGTAGAAATACCAATCTTAACTTACGGTATGGCCTGTAGCTCTTGTTTGTTTTCACCAAATCGAACGCGGAATACGAGGGCAGCCAGCTTGGCCGCCTCCTCCCGGGAACACTTGTGGTAGCCGCGCAACAGCTTGGGCAACTCCTGGTGATAGTGGAAGATGAGATCGGCGTTGCGATCCTTGCCTGGCACTGTGTTCGTCCACAGCTTCTTCATGAAGAAGACCTGGTAGGTGAACTGCGGGTTGGCTCCATCTCGTATGGGCCGCGCCTTTTTAATCCAGTCGGTCAGATGGCGAACAAAGTCGAAGAAGAAATCACCCTCGGGCACCGAGATGACCTTGTCGGCAATCTTCACAAACAGGGAGAAGCCCTCGCTGGTGCGTAGGGATAGGCGTTGCGAGATGTTGTTGCAGAAGTCCTTGGCCCGCGTGGAGCTGTCCACCTCGAAGGCCTCGTCCGTGTCGTCCGGAAAGTAGACCTTGTGGAAGATCTGCGTGGTCTTGTGCTGTATGGCCTCCACTTCCACCTGGTGCGGCGGATACTTGCGTTGTCCATGGCGAATGGTCTTCTGCAGGCGATGCATTGAATCCTgcaataataattaaagatTGAGTTAAATAAATCTAGTTAAATTTGTTCAGATAGATTACCTGAGAGATGGGATGACGCCGGGTGCGCAGGAACAAGAGCAGTTCCTTGAGCAAAGCCTGCGAGCAGGCAAACAGTCCCGTGGCCAACCACATTAGCTCCCAACCCCTCTCCTCAGACATCCGGTTGCGGTTGTCCGTCAGCTGCTTCATCAGCTGGCAGTAGATCTCATCCCGCAAAATCTCATGCTTGAGCGGTCCGTCAAATATGTGGTCCGTGATCTCGTTGCCCATCCGCGGCCGCTTGGAGGGCAGATCCCCCATGTACTTCAGTATGGCGGCAAAGGCGAAGCAGGCCTCCTCGGCGAACTCCTCTTTGCTTTGCAACTTGCGTAGCAGGGGTGCCTTGATGGGATCCCGGGCGTAGCGCCACAGCTCCTCACTGCGTTTCGAGCTTAGGGTGAGGGTTTTCGACATTGTTCGTTTTGGCGGTAAACGGAAGTGATCCAGGGCGTATTCCATCAACGTATGCGGTCGATCCCTTGGCTCCACAGCCCCACCATTGGAAGCCATACTCAGGCGTCGCCCATGGTGAGCCTCCTCGATGTTAAACAGGGCCAAAATATCCTGCGGCGGTTTGCTCAGCGTGGGCAGAACATAGACGGTTTCGGCAGGAAAGTCACCACGTTCCTGGGATCGATCGCAGCGTCCAATGCACCAGCCATTGTTTAGTACGGATTCCCCGCAAGACTCGTCCTCTAATATGATAAGGTCGCCTTTGAAAAATGACAGGAAACTCGTTCCATCCGAAGGAGCACGATAGTCCTGCAGGGCTATAACAAATTTCGAGCTgaagatatgaataaaatgGTTAATTAGATAGGTTTTTGATATAGTATCTCTTAACCACTCACCGCTTTTTCAAACCATCCAGGAAGTACACAACTAGATCTCGAATATCCTCAGCATTGGGACTCTGGAACGTGAACTCCTCGCCTCGAACAGTGGACAGACTGAAGGTCTGAGTGAACACTTTGTTGGTCTTCTGACTGGAGACGGCAGTGATCTCGGGGAAGCTTAGCTCCAGCAGGACCTGCTCCTGATCGTCCACCACATAGACGCCCGTCCAGTTGACCGCTATGATGACGTCGTTCTTGGGTAAATTCGGACCTGAGTTGCGATAGGCCTCGTAGAAACGGGAGAAGAGCAGGGGCCACTTGTACTTGGCATAGCTGACGATATCCTCCTTGATCTTCAGCGGCGCAATCTTGTCCTTGACGTAGTAGGATTTCTTATAGGCCTGCAGGACCAAAGCGGCCCAACGTTCGATGGCCTTGTCCACGCCACTGAGGCAAAAGTCGGGTATAAAGTTTGGCAGAAGAGTAAACAGCCTCTCCATCGACATATCGGTGGAGTACTCGATAAAGTACTGCTGCGCAGCAATCATGGCCAGGTCCTCCTCCTTGTCGCAGCGATACTCGCCAAACTTGACACCCCTGACCACCTGCTGGTAAATGAGGTTGGTAGCCACCTGATCGTGGGTGGGCTCATGCCAGGGGGCGAAGATCTCCTTGCGGAAGAACAGACGCCAAGGGGCATTCCGTTCCTGGGCGCCCTGCTCCTTGGCATACTGCTCACACTGCGAGATGGCGTCCATCACATGGTCGCCGCCACTGCCCAAGGAGCTGACCTTGTCGAACAAAGCTATGTACAGTGAAAATCCAAACTGATCTTTGAGCGATATCTTATCCGACAGTTGGTTGCACAGCTCGCGGGCCGTCGTGGCGGAATCGGCCAACAGAGTCTTGGTGTTGCCATCCATAAACGTAATGGGCAGCATGATTGGCTTCTTCGACTTGGTCGCCTGCAGCTCCAGCCACGAGGGCGGTTGATTCCGGGTGCCATTGTTGAAGGTTCGCTTCAGTCGCTCCTCGCAGTACGGCGCATATCCCGGAGGACCCTCGCGGATGAAGGCTCTCAGATAGTTGACAAACTTCTCCGACGGAGCAAAGCAACCCACACACAGGGAGAGCAGAATCCAACCCCTGGCATGCGAAGACTTTAGGGGATTGTTTGTCAGCTGCTTGCAGATCTGGCAGTATATCTCGTCCCGCAGCTCAGCCCGAAGGATGCCATGGCCAATGATAAAGTGCAGCTTCTCAAGATTGGAGGTGGGACGTGATTGCAACCAAGATTGGTAGCTATCCGCCGTGTACTCATCGTCCTGCAGACGCCGACGCACATCTTCGCCCAGTTTGTTCTTTCGCTTAAGTGTTAGGGATACGAGTTTGTGGCGGATCGAGCGAGGCTTTTGCTTCAGGAAAGCATCGGGATCCAGGCCCATCAGCTGAGCCTCTTGGAATTCCTGTAAGAGTAAGCGAAATATGTAACTTTGAACTTAGTATGGCATTCAAATAATCTCAACCCACCTTACTCCTGATGAAATTGCGTCCCAGGGTGGCCGTCACCTTGGACATGACGGAAGTTGTGTCCATTCGATCCATGGTGTGATACTTTGGCTCGGGCATATCACCTGTGAACCTGAGAATAGTGATCCACAAGGCCTGGGCGGCAAGTTGATCGCCTTGCGTGTGAAGCGGAAGTAGAGGATGCTTTAAAGCCTTCTTCGCATACTGATGATTTACATTGCCCTGGAAGTAGGTGGCGGCGAACTTCTGGAACTTGAACTCCGACAGATCCTCCTCATCCTCGGAGATATGAATGGGTGCAATAATATCTTCCTGGTTGACGTTTTGCGCATGGGGCAAATCATTGAACACGGAGGTTTCCCTTCCACCATGCGGTGTTGGCGCATCGCTACTGGAATCGGGTAGAAAGTCGAACATGGCCTCCACCAGTTTGCCATCATCCACCGGCTCCTCCTGTTTGCGGGCCGCATCATTTATAATATTCATGTTGACCTCAACCCGCCGGCGATTCTCCAATTGCTCCTGAATCTCCCGACGCTCCAGCTCGTGCAAACGATCCCGGTAATGCTGCTCGGCAATTTCCCGGGCATGCTTGTTGCCTCGATGCaacagctcctgctcctccagcttGCGCAGCTGAAGCACTTCGGCGAACTGTTTGTGCTCCAAGCGCAGTTTTCGGTAGCGACGCATGGCAATCATTCGTCGCACATGGGACTGGATCTTGATGACAGCCCACATCTTGTGACCATACTCCCGTCTCACCAAGTAGCCCCGGGCATGGGCCTGGAGACCGACAATGTGACCCCTTAGGTGGCGGAAGCGATGTGACAGGACCCGGGAACGAATCAAGGCCTGCAAACGCATGTATCCCACTCGCATGTTCCTATAGCGCTTGCGCTGGGCATAGCCCTTCCAGAATCTCTGCACGGTGATGGCAGCGGCTCGCAGTCTCAGGAACCGTCGTCGGTACACCCATCCCCGGATGCTGCGCTGTAGGATGAGAATCTTCCGCGTCAGTACTCGATCCCGCTCTTGCTCCAGGAACAGATCGTGTGCGTCCTTCAAGAAGACCTTGGTGTGGCCCAGCTGATAGTCGGACTTTCCCAGAACCACAGCACATATCCTCGAAGTGGCCGCCTGGCAATCAGTGCGATGTGCTGGCGGCACTCCAGGTATCAGGAAGCGATAGCGCTCCACGAACTCACGGAAGCCATGTCGGATGGGGTATCCAGCTCGACGAATGCGGATCGTCTCCATCATGCCCGAGTATCGCAACTGACGGCAGCACAAACCACGATCGAACATCATGGGCTTCTTCAGCTCGTTCGGCTTGATGCAACGAATGAAGAATGGCTGGCAACTGCAGAGCGTCTTCATCAGAGCGTCAAGCGATTTCCGGAACTGAGTGGAGAGCGTGGGCGTTCGCTTCCTCGTCTCAGCACCCATTTCAATGTCCTGAGCAAAGATTTGACGGAGGAACTTGTTGCCACTCTGGCTAACCAAATGAAGAAGGTCGGGACTGAAGGTATCCCGGTTTTTGTCCAGGAATCCACGCGTGTCATAGAACACAACGCCGGCAAAGTGGTTCAGACCAAAGCTAGTGTTGATATCCGACTTGGGCTTCAGATAGTTCTTGTGCGCTCCATGGGTTTTGTGCAGTTTGGCCAGCATCGTTTGATCCGTGCCCTTGGGAAACCGGGCCTCCTCATCAATTAGAGCCATGATATTCAGCTGCTTGATAGCTATCAGATCGAGAGCATCCTGGTTGTCCACGAACTCGATGTGCTGCCAGTTGATGGCCTCGTGGTTGTACTCCTCCTGCTCTAGCTTGAAAATGTGCTGCACGAAGAACTGCTGCAGATTCTCATTGGCGTAGTTGATGCAAAACTGCTCGAAGCTGTTCTGATCGAAGTTCTCAAAACCAAAGATGTCGAGGACTCCAATAGCATTCCTAGAAGTGCCGCGCGGCTTGAAGATGGCCGTGTTGATCTTGCGAACGATGTGCACAAACATTCGTCCGTAAATTCCCTTTACGAAGGCATCCCGCACATCCACCGATTGATCTCGCGACAGGGTGGACACCACAGTCTCTCCATGAGCAAAGAGCGTTCGCCGCGTTAGGGCATCAATCAGAGGCTGAATGGGCAAACCTAGAAGCCCCGCCACACGCTCCACATTTATGTGTTCCGGTATCTCGGTGGCATCTAGGTTATCCACCACAGTCGCCTTGTACTTGATGTTGCCGCAGTGGAGCAGGGCAGCCAGAAGCTTAATGATCTCCCAGATTTCCTGATCGGAGAAGAGCAAGACCTTCATGGCGGATCGTATGTCGGAGAACTCGGCGGCGTCGTCACGTCCCTCGCAGGTTATGCTATTGCCACCAGTCAGATATCTGTAAAtagtttaatattaatataaattccaAGTAGTATCAGTTTGTGTGAACTAGCTTACTTATAATCAGCTGCCATGCCAAGATCCAGGCGACTCTTCTCCTCCGCCGAAAGTCCCGCCAAAATGCAGTAAAAGACATGATAATTGCGTTCGCTGTGATTTTGGGACACGATTCGTGACTTCTCCAGCAGGTATTGTTCGATTTTGGCGCCTTCGATCACGCCATTGGCGCTAAAGTGAATGTCTATGTATTTGCCAAACCTGTATAGAGAAGCATTTAGTTAATAGAAGATCAGGTGATGAATTATGACTATAGTATTTACCGCGATGAGTTGTCATTGCGTATGGTCTTGGCATTTCCGAATGCTTCTAGAATCGGATTTGCCTCGAGAATTTGCTGCTCTATCCATGAGTGCTTGCCGCTAATCGCAGCCAGATACTGCAGGATCAGCTTTGTGCTCTCGGTTTTCCCCGCTCCTGACTCTCCAGAAATCACGATGCACTGATCCTGGCGATATCGTTTCATGTGCGCATAGGCATTGTCCCCGATCGCAAAGATGTGCGGCGGGAGCTCGCCGATTTTACGCTCCTTGTAGAGCTTGATCTGATCGGCCGTGTAGATGGGCAGGATCTGGTAGGGATTGACGGCAACCAATATGGAGCCGGTGTATGTCTGAAAGTAAGGAGAACCAAAGCgtttttgttataaaatatacttaatAAATTAACTCTTATTATGttaattctaaaattattCTTGTCAAACTTAGAAATACATAATTTTCTGGCCTTCATTTAGAATTCATTTGAGTAGAGCAAGATAACGAATATGGGTATCAATAACTGAAAACAGCTCAATATTGAATTACCAAGATAAGAATTTATATCTAAACTTCAATGAGTTATTGCCCAGCATAATTGAATCTTAACGAAGCttctttttaatgaaattagtTCGGTAAAATTTCAgggaattgtttttaaatgatGTTTAAAGATAGATACAAGTATGGtatttgaatttgaagttTGTCTTTGACAATAACTAATGTAGTTACTATAGTATACTCACGTAGATCAGATTCTCCTTGTACCGAATGAGCAGGTTCCGCAGGATGCCCGCCTCGTGCAGATCACCCAGGGATATCATGTCCTCCACTCCCTGGACGGAGGACGCGTGCATGGCCTTGATGCGGCGCTCCGGCGCCAGCCACACCTCGTCGCCATCGTCATCGCGCACCTGGATGCGACGACCCTCCGCGGAGACGACACGTGCTCCAATGGCCACATCGAATTCTCGCCCCGAGGCGGGCTCTATCCAGATGTAGTCACCCTGTCGATTAGAGGCGTAAttacaattttccaatttttgaccatttttgcTATTTTACGATTTAACAATTTGACATTCGGGTATTTACGAGGCTGCCGCATTCGGTTGCCATGGACATGGGGGCCACAAAGACCGTGTGCTGTTCCCTGTAAGACTCACTTGAGCGGAACGCAACGAAAATGTGATACCAGGGACAGACATGAGCAGTGCACAGTGGTGGGCGGAAATATGTAGGTGAGCAGGAGGCATTACCAAGGTTTTGCAACAGAACAAGGCTAAGATCAAGGTAGGTATTACGACTTTAATGAAAAGCAACCATGGGAAAGGTATTTAATTacgaaataattataagaaattaacaAATACCCGAAGTTTTAGGATtcgtattttaatttataaaggAACTAAGAATAGATCAATGtagtttttttagttttagtcaTTATTATGACTAGATTCCAGGGAATAGAACCTCAGAAGTTGCCAAACAGTTTGAAGAACCTGTTGCATTGGGCAACCTGTTGTTACACCCTCTGCTACTTTTCCAACCACCACTGTGCGAGAGTAATGGGAGTTGAAGTGAGGCATGGCGAGGAACTTCCGCTTTTTGCCCCTGTTGGTCGGTGTGGGGCTCATGGCAGGGGGGAAAGTGAGATAGATGGAGTGGCCGGATAAGGAGTGATACGCCCACTGCTCGCTGGCTAATAGGGAATGAAATACTTACACGTGTTACAATCACCATGTTCGTCGTCCTTCATTTACCGATCCTGGGTTGGCATCCAGAGACAAAGGCCCGTTCCTCTtcgctgccgccgcctctCGAATTACTCTGCTGTTCCAAAAGAAAAACCAGTGGAAGAGTTGGCCAtgagcaacaataacaaaatacGAGTTAGCGCCTGCGGCAAATAAAACCGGCTTggcagaaaagaaaaaattaaggtGAAGTTTACGGTAAATTGAAAGAATTCACAACTTGTCGCTGTCTTCGTTTGTGGTCCGTCGTCTCTTTGTTGTTCTTGTCGCTATCACAGCGCTTTCCTAGCTCGAGGTAAACGTCTTTCTTTCCTCGATTCGGCCAACTTGAGTCTCAATCCAAAGTGGCAACTCAttaggcaaacaaaaacaacaacgaaTTAGTCACCCGTCTTAAATACACATCCATAAAATCATACTTTCGATACTTCTTTCTTCTCTCCTAGAAACTGGGGAAACCAAAAGCTACCCAAAACAATCCCCTACGTGACCGAAGATCTTATAGACCTCTAAACCTTTAGACATGCAAAAAAGGCCATCGAGCtattttcacttttcaacTTCAGTCGCCCCGAACAATCGATTCGATACGAGAACCAGCCGAAAAAGAGGCTCTAACCGAAATCGAAGGTCTCAATGAGCTGTGTTTGTTATGCAAATCAATTGTTTTCattgaaaaaatttactttcatTACCTTTTAGGCATGACAGCAATTTAACTATATTTTCGATTTAGGCAGTAGAAAACAGCACCATCTGCAGTTGGAAAGGTGTTGACATTGACGAATTCTCAccattaaatgcatttttttgtgaaaatagCAAGCTTTGGAAACTACAACTAccaaatatttgtaatttttaatgaaacatGTACAACTTGTTAATACAAAAAgatcaaatttaaatcttaatttttaCCAAGCACCGAACACAAGCCGGCGAGTTTAGCCGGTAAAATGGTGCCTGACTATCATGGAgtaaaagaaagttaactaCCCATGCTGACTAATTTTTAATCGAGACTATTTTTAACCCCACGAAATCAAGTTTTAAGATGGTCTATAATCAATCCAATTTATCTTTATAAAAGATGCATTTGATCAGCCGAAACCCGCAGGAATTCTCATCTAATCAACATGTAGATCGGCTTTTAACTCAACTGCTTCATTTTCCGAGCCAGCTATGAATCAGAGTTTCAAACTGGCGTCATTTCCCAGTCGGTTACCATCGAAACCGCCTTTTGAATTGGACACCCCATCCATCATTTAACACATGGACTAACGGCCGCCGCCGCGGAGTATGGTATCAGCGGTAGTGTAAGGTAGTGTAGTATAGTTACTCATTTGGAGGCGGCTCTCCGCTTCCTCTCCATCACCATCGTAATTGCAACATGCCAGACAaaaaagcagcaacagcaacagcaagagCAACCAAATTTAGTGGCACACGGCGGCACGTATACTAGCACACATACCAGTCTGGTTACGCTCCGCCGGTCAAAATACGAGTCCAATGCATGTGGGGAACCCAACTACCCGCGATCCTCACTCAAACAGAGCAACACACTGTACTATATAGCAACCTGAATTGTTGGCCAGAGTTCAAGCAGTTATCTGGTACATACAAAGGTGGAATATTAAGTAATATTGCCCAATACTAGTTGTCTCCTTATCTATTTGATAGTATAAGTCTTCTAAAGCCATGAATAAAGTGGGTTCTACTTGGAATAACTCAGGAAAACCAGGAAATGGTATGGTTTTTTGAATGATAAAAGTAATATTTCATGGTCGTTCTGCTTAGTTgtttaaaaatggttaaatGTCTTAATTCTTAGTAGGCTTCTTACAAGTATAATTCCCTGACTGTCTTTCAACCACATGATAAAATTCGGTTCCACTTGAAATAACTCTGTAAAACTCGGAAGTAATTACGgattatttaaatatgatttcaGAACAAAAACGAGTGAtataaatcataataaatcaatttaattattttcaaagttttaataactggtatttttataaaaatataatcttcTCTATTCCATATATGATGTATCAGATATTCCAAGGTCTAACTGAATGGTTCTCCAATTCAAGAGACCACTTTGGCTAAACACAGTCATAGccgaattatttaaaaatgattgctTAATGCCCATTCAGCTGTTATCGTAGCTCGCCGGAGTGCAGGCAGAGATaagtaaaaaacattaaacaagGTGTAAATGCGAGGGGAGAGGCAGACATGACCGAAAACGATTAAGAATCGTAAGAATCGGGCGCAGAGCGTCTAAGAATTTCCGTCTCTGCAGATTTCGCCTCGGATAGTGCCTCCAATGACACACGATTGGCACGTATCTAAGTGCATATATCTGCCAGATACAAGTGAGTGACTGCGAGTGCGTTTCGAGGGGAGTGAGTGGAGTTGTGAGCGATCCAAAAGTTCATCGGGAGTCATTAGTGAAAGTTCGTGTGTGGCTGCCACGTACAATTACGGTTTATGTTTATGCCTTCCACTCTACATAAAGACACATATCTAC
This window contains:
- the LOC108029102 gene encoding myosin-VIIa; the protein is MVIVTRGDYIWIEPASGREFDVAIGARVVSAEGRRIQVRDDDGDEVWLAPERRIKAMHASSVQGVEDMISLGDLHEAGILRNLLIRYKENLIYTYTGSILVAVNPYQILPIYTADQIKLYKERKIGELPPHIFAIGDNAYAHMKRYRQDQCIVISGESGAGKTESTKLILQYLAAISGKHSWIEQQILEANPILEAFGNAKTIRNDNSSRFGKYIDIHFSANGVIEGAKIEQYLLEKSRIVSQNHSERNYHVFYCILAGLSAEEKSRLDLGMAADYKYLTGGNSITCEGRDDAAEFSDIRSAMKVLLFSDQEIWEIIKLLAALLHCGNIKYKATVVDNLDATEIPEHINVERVAGLLGLPIQPLIDALTRRTLFAHGETVVSTLSRDQSVDVRDAFVKGIYGRMFVHIVRKINTAIFKPRGTSRNAIGVLDIFGFENFDQNSFEQFCINYANENLQQFFVQHIFKLEQEEYNHEAINWQHIEFVDNQDALDLIAIKQLNIMALIDEEARFPKGTDQTMLAKLHKTHGAHKNYLKPKSDINTSFGLNHFAGVVFYDTRGFLDKNRDTFSPDLLHLVSQSGNKFLRQIFAQDIEMGAETRKRTPTLSTQFRKSLDALMKTLCSCQPFFIRCIKPNELKKPMMFDRGLCCRQLRYSGMMETIRIRRAGYPIRHGFREFVERYRFLIPGVPPAHRTDCQAATSRICAVVLGKSDYQLGHTKVFLKDAHDLFLEQERDRVLTRKILILQRSIRGWVYRRRFLRLRAAAITVQRFWKGYAQRKRYRNMRVGYMRLQALIRSRVLSHRFRHLRGHIVGLQAHARGYLVRREYGHKMWAVIKIQSHVRRMIAMRRYRKLRLEHKQFAEVLQLRKLEEQELLHRGNKHAREIAEQHYRDRLHELERREIQEQLENRRRVEVNMNIINDAARKQEEPVDDGKLVEAMFDFLPDSSSDAPTPHGGRETSVFNDLPHAQNVNQEDIIAPIHISEDEEDLSEFKFQKFAATYFQGNVNHQYAKKALKHPLLPLHTQGDQLAAQALWITILRFTGDMPEPKYHTMDRMDTTSVMSKVTATLGRNFIRSKEFQEAQLMGLDPDAFLKQKPRSIRHKLVSLTLKRKNKLGEDVRRRLQDDEYTADSYQSWLQSRPTSNLEKLHFIIGHGILRAELRDEIYCQICKQLTNNPLKSSHARGWILLSLCVGCFAPSEKFVNYLRAFIREGPPGYAPYCEERLKRTFNNGTRNQPPSWLELQATKSKKPIMLPITFMDGNTKTLLADSATTARELCNQLSDKISLKDQFGFSLYIALFDKVSSLGSGGDHVMDAISQCEQYAKEQGAQERNAPWRLFFRKEIFAPWHEPTHDQVATNLIYQQVVRGVKFGEYRCDKEEDLAMIAAQQYFIEYSTDMSMERLFTLLPNFIPDFCLSGVDKAIERWAALVLQAYKKSYYVKDKIAPLKIKEDIVSYAKYKWPLLFSRFYEAYRNSGPNLPKNDVIIAVNWTGVYVVDDQEQVLLELSFPEITAVSSQKTNKVFTQTFSLSTVRGEEFTFQSPNAEDIRDLVVYFLDGLKKRSKFVIALQDYRAPSDGTSFLSFFKGDLIILEDESCGESVLNNGWCIGRCDRSQERGDFPAETVYVLPTLSKPPQDILALFNIEEAHHGRRLSMASNGGAVEPRDRPHTLMEYALDHFRLPPKRTMSKTLTLSSKRSEELWRYARDPIKAPLLRKLQSKEEFAEEACFAFAAILKYMGDLPSKRPRMGNEITDHIFDGPLKHEILRDEIYCQLMKQLTDNRNRMSEERGWELMWLATGLFACSQALLKELLLFLRTRRHPISQDSMHRLQKTIRHGQRKYPPHQVEVEAIQHKTTQIFHKVYFPDDTDEAFEVDSSTRAKDFCNNISQRLSLRTSEGFSLFVKIADKVISVPEGDFFFDFVRHLTDWIKKARPIRDGANPQFTYQVFFMKKLWTNTVPGKDRNADLIFHYHQELPKLLRGYHKCSREEAAKLAALVFRVRFGENKQELQAIPQMLRELIPSDIMKMQSTSEWKRSIVASYNQDGGMTSEDAKVAFLKIVYRWPTFGSAFFEVKQTTEPNYPEMLLIAINKHGVSLIHPVTKDILVTHPFTRISNWSSGNTYFHMTIGNLVRGSKLLCETSLGYKMDDLLTSYISLMLTNMNKNRTIRAN